In a single window of the Paenibacillus sp. MMS20-IR301 genome:
- the cyoE gene encoding heme o synthase, giving the protein MDNQLRYQASSDSASTSAKSPQEGAGWRDFITVTKPGIIRSNLIAAFAGYWVASGWEVQYGRLLLTLLGTMLVMASACVFNNYFDRDLDMKMERTRERGLPTGRLKPGTVLAYGISLGIAGLAVLFAFCGVLAGIFGIVGMFVYVVVYTLWLKRTSTWSTSVGAISGAMPPVIGYVAVTGTVDLGAWLLFAMLFLWQPPHFWALGIRRKEEYRAAGFPLLPVVKGTRRTKFQMIPYVALLLPVPVLMYAYGYAGIFYLIISMALSIAWLYLTLIGFKAKDDDAWAKKNFFFSINYLTLSLIALVLNTIHG; this is encoded by the coding sequence GTGGACAATCAATTAAGATATCAAGCTTCTTCCGATTCCGCATCAACGTCTGCCAAATCCCCGCAGGAAGGTGCGGGCTGGCGTGACTTTATTACGGTAACGAAACCCGGCATTATCCGGTCCAATCTGATCGCTGCCTTTGCAGGGTACTGGGTTGCGTCAGGCTGGGAGGTACAGTACGGGCGCCTGCTGCTCACGCTGCTCGGCACTATGCTAGTGATGGCCTCGGCCTGTGTTTTCAATAATTACTTCGACCGTGACCTCGACATGAAGATGGAGAGAACACGCGAGCGCGGACTTCCGACAGGCAGACTGAAGCCGGGAACGGTGCTGGCCTACGGGATCAGCCTGGGAATTGCCGGGCTGGCTGTACTCTTTGCCTTCTGCGGCGTGCTGGCCGGTATATTCGGCATCGTGGGCATGTTCGTATATGTTGTAGTGTACACCCTTTGGCTCAAAAGAACTTCAACCTGGAGCACCTCGGTGGGAGCCATCTCCGGTGCCATGCCGCCGGTCATCGGTTATGTGGCAGTTACCGGAACTGTAGATCTCGGCGCCTGGCTGTTGTTTGCAATGCTCTTTCTATGGCAGCCGCCGCATTTCTGGGCGCTTGGCATCCGCCGCAAAGAGGAATACAGGGCAGCAGGGTTTCCGCTATTACCCGTAGTGAAGGGGACCCGCCGGACCAAATTCCAGATGATTCCTTATGTGGCGCTGCTGCTTCCGGTTCCGGTGCTGATGTATGCTTATGGTTATGCAGGGATCTTTTATCTGATTATCTCAATGGCATTATCCATTGCCTGGCTCTACCTAACTTTAATCGGATTTAAAGCGAAGGATGATGATGCCTGGGCGAAGAAAAACTTCTTTTTCTCCATTAATTATTTGACGTTAAGCCTGATTGCTCTGGTACTGAATACGATTCACGGCTAA
- a CDS encoding SCO family protein, translating to MQTLKRYKWTWLLLLLAVIMAAYLAFQSFGWKEEKLPVIGKVQDFSLENVDGTRVSLADTAGKVRLVYFFFTECPDVCPITTYMLSQTQDLLIKDGSFGKDVEFVSISFDPDKDTREAIQTFADKFHADYNGWYFLRGGQEEIRKLAAESFKILIYGNNKENFAHANLIGLVDRENKLRGLYDAGDTDNITPEFLAKTLKKLARE from the coding sequence GTGCAGACCTTGAAACGTTATAAATGGACGTGGCTGCTGCTTCTGCTGGCAGTGATCATGGCGGCCTATCTGGCATTCCAGTCGTTTGGGTGGAAAGAGGAGAAGCTGCCGGTTATCGGTAAGGTGCAGGACTTTTCACTGGAAAATGTGGATGGAACCCGGGTAAGCCTGGCGGATACCGCAGGCAAAGTGCGGCTGGTGTATTTCTTTTTCACCGAATGCCCCGATGTATGCCCGATTACGACCTACATGCTATCACAGACGCAGGATTTGCTGATAAAGGACGGCAGTTTCGGCAAGGATGTCGAGTTCGTCTCCATTTCCTTTGACCCTGATAAGGATACGCGGGAGGCCATCCAAACGTTCGCCGACAAATTCCATGCCGATTACAATGGCTGGTATTTCCTGCGCGGCGGACAGGAGGAGATCCGTAAGCTGGCTGCAGAATCCTTCAAGATTCTGATCTATGGTAACAACAAGGAGAATTTCGCCCATGCCAATCTGATCGGTCTGGTTGACCGGGAGAATAAGTTGCGGGGACTGTACGATGCCGGTGATACGGACAATATAACGCCGGAGTTTCTGGCTAAGACGCTTAAGAAGCTGGCCCGGGAGTAA
- a CDS encoding metal-dependent hydrolase, with translation MDTATHFVMGLGLAGLSFVDPAVASHGTLAGAVMVATVLASQAPDADTALRLKNNAVYIRNHRGITHSLPFLVLWPALITLVIGPLFGFTDLHALSHIALWSFIGVAVHVFSDLFNTYGTQAARPFTEKWIAWNIIHIFDPFIFGSHAAAIILWIGGIVPPAPLFITLYASIILYYIWRTLVHARITRNIKNKDIHHDAGDRYYVIPTISPTRWNVVKAKPDGSYNVGLLNNGKLEWFKHAVCSTHPAVEHSKSHPDIQAFLYFTSYAVAEVEELSSGYIVRWGDVRYLHRKQFPFVAVLVMDNDYHPLNTYVGWLSSEKLDERFAIDPGTVKL, from the coding sequence ATGGATACTGCTACACATTTTGTTATGGGACTTGGACTCGCCGGACTGTCCTTCGTTGACCCGGCCGTCGCCTCCCACGGGACACTGGCCGGTGCTGTGATGGTTGCCACTGTTCTGGCTTCGCAGGCACCGGATGCCGATACAGCGCTACGCCTCAAGAACAATGCGGTCTACATCCGCAACCACCGCGGGATAACCCATTCGCTGCCTTTTTTAGTGCTCTGGCCGGCTCTGATCACACTGGTTATAGGTCCGCTCTTCGGCTTCACCGATCTCCATGCGCTTAGCCATATTGCCCTTTGGAGCTTCATTGGTGTCGCTGTCCATGTGTTCTCTGACCTGTTCAATACGTATGGTACCCAGGCGGCACGTCCGTTCACGGAGAAATGGATTGCCTGGAACATCATCCACATCTTTGACCCGTTTATCTTCGGCAGCCATGCGGCAGCGATTATTCTCTGGATCGGCGGAATTGTGCCGCCGGCCCCTCTGTTCATCACTTTGTATGCCAGTATCATCCTCTACTACATCTGGCGGACACTGGTGCATGCACGCATCACCCGGAACATTAAGAATAAGGATATCCATCATGATGCCGGTGACCGTTATTACGTAATTCCTACCATTTCACCTACGCGCTGGAATGTAGTTAAAGCGAAGCCGGATGGCAGCTACAATGTCGGCCTGCTGAACAACGGCAAGCTGGAATGGTTCAAGCATGCGGTGTGCTCCACTCACCCCGCTGTAGAACACTCTAAGTCGCATCCGGATATTCAGGCTTTTCTGTACTTTACCTCCTATGCTGTCGCGGAAGTCGAAGAGCTGTCCTCTGGTTATATTGTACGCTGGGGGGATGTCCGTTATTTACACCGCAAGCAATTCCCGTTTGTTGCCGTGCTGGTAATGGATAATGACTATCATCCGCTGAATACTTATGTAGGCTGGCTCAGCAGTGAAAAGCTGGATGAACGCTTCGCCATTGATCCCGGCACAGTCAAGCTGTAG
- a CDS encoding toprim domain-containing protein — protein MSITIIVEGKNDRSRLRRLLRPEVDILCTFGTLNTLKLETLKKTVRDGEVYLYMDNDSSGKKIRGVLRDAFPDAVHLYTRKGYAGVEGTPDEYNITQLEKAGLEEFIIK, from the coding sequence ATGTCCATCACTATTATTGTCGAAGGCAAAAATGACCGCAGCCGGCTGAGGCGTCTGCTCAGGCCAGAGGTCGACATTCTGTGCACATTCGGCACTCTGAATACACTCAAGCTGGAAACGCTGAAGAAAACGGTCAGAGACGGGGAAGTGTATCTTTATATGGATAATGACAGCTCAGGCAAAAAAATCCGCGGGGTGCTGCGTGATGCCTTCCCTGATGCAGTTCATCTGTATACACGTAAAGGATATGCCGGGGTTGAGGGCACTCCTGATGAATACAACATTACACAGCTTGAGAAAGCGGGGCTTGAGGAGTTCATTATCAAATAA